From the genome of Nicotiana sylvestris chromosome 2, ASM39365v2, whole genome shotgun sequence, one region includes:
- the LOC104215786 gene encoding tubulin beta-8 chain-like: MREILHIQGGQCGNQIGAKFWEVVCAEHGIDSTGAYHGESDIQLERVNVYYNEASCGRFVPRAVLMDLEPGTMDSVRSGPYGQIFRPDNFVFGQSGAGNNWAKGHYTEGAELIDSVLDVVRKEAENCDCLQGFQVCHSLGGGTGSGMGTLLISKIREEYPDRMMLTFSVFPSPKVSDTVVEPYNATLSVHQLVENADECMVLDNEALYDICFRTLKLTTPSFGDLNHLISATMSGVTCCLRFPGQLNSDLRKLAVNLIPFPRLHFFMVGFAPLTSRGSQQYRALSVPELTQQMWDAKNMMCAADPRHGRYLTASAMFRGKMSTKEVDEQMLNVQNKNSSYFVEWIPNNVKSTVCDIPPTGLKMASTFIGNSTSIQEMFRRVSEQFTAMFRRKAFLHWYTGEGMDEMEFTEAESNMNDLVSEYQQYQDAVADEDEGYEDEEEAYHE, translated from the exons ATGCGTGAAATCCTCCATATCCAAGGTGGCCAATGTGGCAACCAAATTGGGGCCAAGTTCTGGGAGGTTGTGTGCGCGGAGCACGGGATCGATTCCACCGGCGCGTACCATGGGGAATCGGATATTCAACTTGAGAGGGTAAATGTCTATTATAATGAGGCGAGTTGTGGGCGTTTTGTACCTCGTGCTGTTCTTATGGATTTAGAGCCTGGTACTATGGACAGTGTTAGATCTGGGCCTTATGGTCAGATTTTTAGGCCTGACAACTTTGTTTTTGGCCAGTCTGGTGCGGGGAATAATTGGGCTAAGGGTCATTACACTGAGGGCGCTGAGTTGATTGATTCGGTTCTCGATGTTGTTCGTAAAGAAGCCGAGAATTGTGATTGCCTACAAG GGTTTCAGGTGTGCCATTCCCTGGGAGGAGGGACTGGGTCTGGAATGGGGACACTTCTCATTTCAAAGATAAGAGAGGAATACCCAGACAGGATGATGCTGACATTCTCTGTTTTCCCATCTCCAAAGGTCTCGGACACTGTTGTAGAGCCTTACAATGCAACCTTGTCTGTTCATCAGCTTGTGGAGAATGCAGATGAGTGCATGGTTCTTGATAATGAGGCACTCTATGACATTTGTTTCCGTACCCTCAAACTTACAACTCCTAGCT TTGGTGATCTGAATCACTTAATATCTGCAACCATGTCTGGAGTTACTTGTTGCCTCAGATTCCCTGGCCAGCTTAACTCTGATCTGCGGAAACTTGCTGTGAATCTCATTCCTTTCCCCCGTCTTCACTTTTTCATGGTTGGGTTTGCTCCACTTACCTCACGTGGTTCACAACAATACCGAGCTTTATCTGTCCCTGAGCTTACTCAGCAAATGTGGGATGCGAAGAACATGATGTGTGCTGCTGATCCTAGGCATGGCCGCTATTTGACAGCATCAGCTATGTTTAGGGGGAAGATGAGCACCAAGGAAGTTGATGAGCAGATGCTTAACGTGCAGAACAAAAATTCATCATACTTTGTTGAGTGGATCCCCAACAATGTCAAATCAACTGTCTGTGATATTCCACCAACTGGTCTGAAGATGGCATCAACTTTCATTGGAAACTCAACATCAATTCAAGAGATGTTCCGTCGTGTCAGTGAGCAATTCACAGCCATGTTTAGGAGGAAGGCTTTCTTGCACTGGTACACTGGGGAAGGAATGGATGAGATGGAGTTCACTGAGGCAGAGAGTAACATGAATGATCTGGTCTCAGAGTACCAGCAGTACCAAGATGCAGTAGCAGATGAGGATGAAGGATATGAGGATGAAGAGGAAGCATATCATGAATAG
- the LOC104215785 gene encoding uncharacterized protein, translated as MELIIFLVFSFLIHGALGNGEIVCEDLSVGKCAYSVAFSGKRCTLETYESSEGTTGYQCKTSEVVVAINGIANWIESDECISACGANRDSVGISSDSLLESSFTSKLCSQQCYQKCPNIVDLYYNLALGEGVYLPAFCKGKNLNGRREMSQIQSSGAALAPASDGYGRQLTEGPAASTGYSGEYGRQLSEGPAASPAITFDDMEAAAPW; from the exons ATGGAGCTCATTATCTTCCTTGTTTTCTCATTTCTCATCCATGGAGCTCTTGGTAATG GAGAAATTGTATGTGAAGATTTGTCAGTAGGAAAGTGTGCCTACTCAGTTGCTTTCTCAGGGAAAAGATGCACTTTGGAGACTTATGAATCAAGCGAGGGAACAACAGGATATCAATGCAAGACCTCAGAGGTAGTAGTGGCTATTAATGGCATAGCAAATTGGATTGAAAGTGATGAGTGCATAAGTGCTTGTGGAGCTAATAGAGACTCTGTTGGCATTTCTTCTgattctcttcttgaatcaagTTTTACCTCTAAGCTTTGCTCCCAACAATGTTACCAAAAGTGCCCAAACATTGTTGATCTTTACTACAACTTGGCTTTGGGAGAAG GGGTATATTTGCCAGCATTTTGTAAGGGGAAAAATTTAAACGGACGCCGTGAAATGAGCCAAATCCAAAGTTCAGGTGCAGCGTTGGCACCAGCCTCGGACGGATATGGCCGTCAATTGACTGAAGGACCCGCCGCCAGTACTGGATACAGCGGCGAATATGGCCGTCAGTTGAGTGAAGGCCCTGCTGCAAGTCCTGCCATCACATTCGATGATATGGAGGCTGCTGCCCCATGGTGA